The Synechococcus sp. MU1643 genome contains a region encoding:
- the lepB gene encoding signal peptidase I, producing the protein MTQPTTPAPGEDSKGFWRNLILWALLALLLRWLVMEPRWIPSGSMLPTLQLQDRILVEKVRPLLARSRHSHLQRGEVVVFAPPEQLVAAGYDASAALIKRVVGLPGDQLDVHDGRLFRNGEPAAEPWLAEPIAYAMAPITVPADQLWVMGDNRNASLDSHLWGSLPETNVLGTAVWRYWPLQRFGPLRITDSSDAG; encoded by the coding sequence CTTCTGGCGCAATCTGATTCTCTGGGCCCTGCTGGCGCTGCTGCTGCGCTGGTTGGTGATGGAGCCGCGCTGGATTCCCTCCGGATCGATGCTGCCCACCCTGCAGCTGCAGGATCGCATCCTGGTGGAGAAAGTGAGGCCCCTCCTGGCCCGCAGCCGCCACAGCCATCTGCAGCGGGGCGAAGTGGTGGTGTTCGCCCCGCCCGAGCAGCTCGTGGCCGCTGGCTACGACGCATCGGCTGCGCTGATCAAACGGGTGGTGGGACTGCCTGGCGATCAGCTGGACGTGCACGACGGCAGGCTGTTCCGCAACGGCGAACCAGCTGCAGAACCCTGGTTGGCGGAACCGATTGCTTACGCCATGGCCCCGATCACCGTGCCGGCGGATCAGCTGTGGGTGATGGGGGACAACCGCAATGCCAGCCTCGATTCCCACCTCTGGGGATCACTGCCAGAAACCAATGTGCTGGGCACTGCGGTCTGGCGGTATTGGCCGCTGCAGAGGTTCGGTCCGTTACGGATCACCGACAGCAGCGATGCCGGTTGA